In Kaistella faecalis, a genomic segment contains:
- a CDS encoding DUF5606 domain-containing protein, giving the protein MQLEKIISISGKPGLFKLISQLKNGFIIEDVLSKKKVSIGNTSQVSLLDNIAMFTFDKEVPLFEVFENVAKNNDYKEAISHKSTDAELRAFMTESLPDYDTERVYVSDIKKLAQWYNILNKAGYITPESFVKAEVPADEKTEEQPAAEVTEKKTAKKAAPKTDKPAAPKVKASTSSAKGAPKSTHRKMG; this is encoded by the coding sequence ATGCAGTTAGAAAAAATAATCTCCATCTCCGGTAAACCGGGACTTTTTAAGTTAATCTCCCAGTTGAAAAACGGATTTATCATTGAAGATGTACTATCCAAGAAAAAAGTGAGCATTGGCAACACTTCTCAGGTTAGTTTGCTCGATAATATCGCGATGTTTACTTTCGATAAAGAAGTTCCTTTATTTGAAGTATTCGAAAATGTTGCTAAAAACAACGATTATAAAGAAGCGATTTCTCACAAATCTACAGACGCAGAATTAAGAGCATTCATGACGGAATCTCTACCGGATTATGATACCGAAAGAGTTTATGTTTCAGATATCAAGAAATTGGCGCAGTGGTACAATATCCTGAACAAAGCTGGATATATCACTCCTGAAAGTTTCGTAAAAGCAGAAGTTCCTGCTGACGAAAAAACAGAGGAGCAACCTGCTGCTGAGGTTACAGAGAAAAAAACGGCTAAAAAAGCGGCACCGAAAACTGACAAGCCAGCTGCACCTAAAGTAAAAGCTTCAACTTCTTCTGCAAAAGGTGCCCCGAAAAGCACCCACAGAAAAATGGGCTAA
- the def gene encoding peptide deformylase → MILPIRAFGDAVLRKHCHEIDRDYPQLDELIKNMFDTMESANGIGLAAPQIGLDIRLFVVDLSPLAEDEDYADIAHELKDFRKVLINATILEESGEEWKFNEGCLSIPDVREDVKRKETIVIEYYDENFVKHTDTFSDMRARVIQHEYDHIEGILFTDHLSSLKKKLVKGKLNKISQGDVAVNYKMRFPK, encoded by the coding sequence ATGATATTACCAATACGTGCATTTGGCGACGCAGTTTTACGCAAGCACTGTCACGAGATCGACAGAGATTATCCGCAACTTGATGAACTGATAAAAAACATGTTCGATACCATGGAATCTGCGAACGGGATTGGGCTTGCAGCACCGCAGATTGGTCTCGATATCCGCCTTTTCGTAGTAGATCTGTCACCACTGGCTGAGGACGAAGACTACGCAGATATTGCTCATGAACTCAAGGATTTCAGAAAAGTGCTTATTAATGCAACGATTCTTGAAGAGTCCGGTGAAGAATGGAAATTCAACGAAGGATGTCTTTCAATTCCTGATGTACGTGAAGATGTAAAACGTAAAGAAACCATCGTGATCGAATATTATGACGAAAATTTCGTTAAACATACCGACACCTTCTCAGACATGAGAGCGCGCGTTATTCAGCACGAATACGACCATATTGAAGGGATACTGTTTACGGATCATTTAAGTTCACTCAAGAAAAAACTGGTGAAGGGCAAACTGAACAAGATTTCTCAGGGCGATGTAGCGGTAAATTACAAAATGAGGTTCCCGAAATAA
- a CDS encoding ABC transporter permease, with protein sequence MFRTLSILIKKEFLQIFRNRSILAIIFVMPVVQLVVLPLAANYEIKDIKMAVVDHDNSTFSRELLRKITASGYFKITSYSENYRKAYEEVEKDRADLILEIPNNFEKDLVRENSQKVLIAINAINGTKAGLSASYLAQILQDYNEQVQLKMSPELESTKNSSGLEIIPKFWFNEGYNYRLSLVPGILAFLVTLIGGYLTALNIVSEKETGTIEQINVSPIRKTDFILGKLIPFWILAMTAFSIGLLVTVFVYGIQMQGSLLLLYAFISVYLITILGMGLLVSVYSETQQQAMFVVFFFMMIFVLMSGLFTPTESMTDWAKYIAYLNPVTYGVDGIRLIILKNSGFTDLLPHFTFVTVLGTVVITWAILRYRKTN encoded by the coding sequence ATGTTCAGAACCTTATCCATATTAATCAAGAAAGAATTCCTGCAGATTTTCAGGAACAGATCCATTCTGGCAATTATCTTTGTGATGCCTGTCGTACAGCTGGTTGTACTTCCACTCGCGGCCAATTACGAAATTAAAGACATTAAAATGGCAGTAGTGGATCATGACAACTCAACTTTTTCGCGCGAACTCCTTCGCAAAATTACCGCTTCAGGATATTTTAAAATAACGTCCTACAGTGAAAATTATCGGAAAGCTTATGAAGAAGTGGAGAAAGACCGCGCAGACCTTATCCTTGAAATCCCCAATAATTTTGAAAAAGATCTGGTGAGAGAAAACAGCCAGAAAGTGCTGATCGCCATTAACGCCATCAACGGAACCAAAGCCGGACTTTCCGCCAGTTATCTTGCCCAGATTCTGCAGGATTATAATGAACAGGTTCAGCTGAAAATGAGTCCGGAACTCGAAAGCACGAAGAACAGCTCCGGTCTGGAAATTATTCCGAAGTTTTGGTTCAACGAAGGCTACAATTACCGGCTTTCCCTGGTGCCGGGAATTCTGGCATTTCTGGTGACTTTGATCGGTGGATATTTAACCGCCTTAAACATTGTATCTGAGAAAGAAACCGGTACGATCGAACAGATCAACGTTTCGCCGATCAGAAAAACAGATTTTATTCTCGGGAAACTCATTCCGTTCTGGATTCTGGCGATGACCGCCTTCAGCATTGGACTTCTGGTTACGGTTTTTGTGTACGGCATTCAGATGCAGGGAAGTCTGCTGCTGCTGTATGCCTTCATCTCGGTTTACCTCATCACGATTCTTGGAATGGGACTTTTAGTTTCGGTATACAGTGAGACGCAGCAGCAGGCGATGTTTGTGGTCTTCTTCTTTATGATGATTTTTGTGCTAATGAGCGGACTTTTCACGCCAACAGAAAGCATGACCGACTGGGCAAAATATATCGCCTACCTGAATCCGGTAACTTACGGCGTTGACGGCATCCGGTTGATTATCCTGAAGAACAGCGGCTTCACTGATCTATTGCCGCACTTTACCTTTGTAACGGTTTTGGGAACTGTAGTAATCACGTGGGCCATTTTGCGATACCGGAAAACGAATTAA
- a CDS encoding T9SS type A sorting domain-containing protein yields the protein MATKFTFYKKPNYVRKVPSYRLLSKRIFSAIIGLMMMAAYTGTKAQTALVVPDSNEGSAFIGPYGNAARQLQMIIDDTLLSSLVGKNLTSISFRLPASTSASWPPNSLTMSAFDIYLSEGVEPAERQLNFAANVVGTQTQVRSGGLQIPAGALTVGSNPNDFSFKITFTSAWQYNGGNLLIEVRHSGTGISSRSVQAASTSAAGYGTLYSALWQSTGDVLQGNFTQVEITADGPLGANSVKVGAGTNVYPNPVKDTLFIKSENQFNSYSVYNMAGQMVGSDKIFGKAVDLSHLQIGSYVLKLTDKDGNTKSVRIIKQ from the coding sequence ATGGCAACAAAATTTACTTTTTACAAAAAACCAAATTACGTGCGAAAAGTGCCTTCGTACCGACTTTTGAGCAAACGGATTTTTTCTGCGATCATAGGGTTAATGATGATGGCCGCTTACACGGGCACCAAAGCACAAACGGCGCTAGTGGTACCCGACAGTAATGAGGGAAGTGCATTCATTGGGCCCTATGGCAATGCTGCAAGACAGTTACAGATGATTATCGACGATACCCTGCTAAGCTCGCTCGTTGGAAAAAACCTTACTTCCATTTCATTCAGGCTTCCAGCAAGCACCTCTGCGAGTTGGCCGCCAAACAGTCTCACGATGTCTGCCTTTGATATTTATCTTAGTGAGGGTGTAGAACCTGCGGAGCGGCAGCTTAATTTTGCAGCCAATGTGGTGGGCACCCAAACTCAGGTACGCTCGGGAGGCTTACAGATTCCTGCAGGCGCGTTAACAGTTGGTTCAAATCCAAACGACTTCAGTTTTAAAATTACTTTTACAAGTGCGTGGCAATATAATGGTGGTAATCTTCTGATTGAAGTTCGCCACAGCGGAACCGGGATCTCTTCAAGAAGTGTTCAGGCAGCTTCTACAAGCGCAGCGGGTTACGGAACTTTATATTCGGCGCTCTGGCAATCCACAGGTGACGTTTTACAGGGAAACTTTACACAGGTTGAAATTACCGCCGATGGTCCTTTAGGTGCGAATTCCGTTAAAGTCGGTGCAGGTACAAATGTTTATCCTAATCCGGTGAAAGATACGCTTTTTATTAAATCAGAAAATCAGTTTAATTCTTATTCGGTTTACAATATGGCCGGACAAATGGTTGGTTCAGATAAAATCTTTGGAAAGGCGGTTGATCTTTCACATCTTCAGATAGGTTCTTATGTACTGAAACTGACTGATAAGGATGGGAATACCAAATCTGTAAGAATTATTAAACAATAA
- the mazG gene encoding nucleoside triphosphate pyrophosphohydrolase, with protein sequence MNTKEQKLEAFSRLLDIMDDLREKCPWDRKQDLQSLRHLTLEEVYELSDALLQEDLPEIKKELGDVLLHLVFYAKIGSEKGSFDIADVINSLNEKLIFRHPHIYGDVEVQDEEEVKQNWEKLKLKEGNRSVLSGVTKGTPSMVKAYRIQDKVKGIGFEFASAEDAWKKVEEELAEFHAETDRDKKEQELGDVFFSLINYARLSGINPDSALERTNIKFISRFQKMEKLALAKDLKLEELSLEQMDELWEEAKILLK encoded by the coding sequence ATGAACACCAAAGAACAGAAACTCGAAGCCTTTTCCCGACTTTTAGACATTATGGATGATCTCCGCGAAAAATGTCCGTGGGACAGAAAACAGGATTTGCAGAGTCTTCGCCATTTGACACTGGAAGAAGTCTACGAACTATCCGATGCTTTGCTGCAGGAAGATTTGCCTGAGATTAAGAAAGAGCTCGGCGATGTATTGCTGCATCTGGTTTTTTATGCAAAGATTGGCTCAGAAAAGGGGAGTTTTGATATCGCTGACGTTATTAATTCGCTGAATGAAAAACTGATTTTCCGCCATCCGCATATTTATGGCGATGTTGAGGTTCAGGATGAAGAAGAAGTAAAGCAGAACTGGGAAAAACTCAAACTGAAGGAAGGCAACAGATCAGTGCTTTCCGGCGTGACCAAGGGAACACCGAGCATGGTGAAAGCCTACCGCATTCAGGACAAAGTAAAAGGAATCGGTTTCGAATTTGCCAGTGCCGAAGATGCCTGGAAAAAAGTGGAGGAAGAACTCGCAGAATTTCATGCTGAGACTGATAGAGATAAAAAAGAACAGGAACTGGGCGATGTGTTTTTCTCGCTCATCAATTATGCCAGACTTTCAGGTATTAATCCCGACTCAGCCTTGGAAAGAACCAATATCAAGTTTATTTCCCGTTTTCAGAAAATGGAGAAGTTAGCTTTGGCTAAAGATTTAAAGTTGGAAGAATTGTCTCTCGAACAGATGGATGAACTTTGGGAAGAAGCGAAAATACTTCTGAAATAA
- a CDS encoding aldehyde dehydrogenase family protein — translation MSSKVYDRVQLKEKYDNYINGTWTPPASGKYFDVITPLDGTVMSQAAHSNEEDLELAVNAAEKAFASWGKTSVTERSIILNKIADRMEANLEKIAVVETMDNGKPVRETLNADIPLAIDHFRYFAGVIRAEEGSLMELDNNTVSLIVNEPLGVIAQIIPWNFPILMAVWKIAPALAAGNCVVLKPAENTPISILVLMEIIGDLLPPGVLNIVNGFGGELGHALVTNKKVAKAAFTGSTATGRMVMQYATENIIPVTLELGGKSPNVFFESVMDEDDSFFDKALEGAVLFALNQGEICTCPSRLLIQESIYDKFIERVVERVKAIKAGNPLDTSTMIGAQASKIQYDKILNYINLGKEEGCEVLSGGDANKLEGNLENGYYVQPTLLKGHNKMRVFQEEIFGPVLAVTTFKDEAEAIAIANDTMYGLGAGVWTRDAHQLYQVPRAIQAGRVWVNQYHSYPAGAPFGGYKQSGIGRENHKMMLDHYRQTKNMLISYSKEKLGFF, via the coding sequence ATGAGTTCAAAAGTTTATGACAGAGTACAGCTGAAAGAAAAGTACGACAACTACATTAACGGTACATGGACACCCCCTGCGAGCGGGAAATATTTTGACGTGATTACGCCTTTAGACGGAACCGTAATGAGCCAGGCCGCCCATTCAAATGAAGAAGATTTGGAACTGGCAGTTAACGCGGCTGAAAAAGCTTTTGCAAGCTGGGGTAAAACATCCGTAACTGAAAGAAGCATCATCCTGAATAAAATAGCCGACCGCATGGAAGCAAACCTGGAAAAGATTGCAGTGGTGGAAACCATGGACAATGGAAAACCAGTTCGGGAAACCTTAAACGCCGATATTCCCCTGGCTATCGACCATTTCAGATATTTTGCAGGTGTAATCCGTGCAGAGGAAGGTTCGCTGATGGAGCTTGACAATAACACCGTTTCATTGATCGTTAATGAGCCTTTGGGCGTCATCGCACAGATTATCCCGTGGAACTTCCCAATCCTGATGGCAGTATGGAAAATCGCTCCGGCCTTAGCCGCCGGAAACTGTGTCGTTCTGAAACCTGCAGAAAATACACCAATTTCAATCCTCGTGCTTATGGAGATCATCGGCGACCTGCTGCCGCCTGGTGTATTGAACATCGTAAACGGTTTTGGCGGCGAACTGGGGCATGCACTCGTTACCAATAAAAAAGTGGCAAAGGCGGCGTTTACTGGTTCTACAGCAACGGGAAGAATGGTCATGCAGTATGCAACCGAAAACATTATTCCGGTAACCCTGGAACTGGGCGGGAAATCACCAAACGTGTTCTTCGAATCCGTGATGGATGAAGATGATTCATTTTTCGACAAGGCACTCGAAGGAGCGGTTCTGTTTGCGTTGAATCAGGGGGAAATCTGCACCTGTCCGTCCAGGTTACTGATTCAGGAAAGTATTTACGATAAGTTTATAGAAAGAGTTGTTGAAAGAGTTAAAGCCATTAAAGCCGGCAACCCGCTGGATACTTCCACGATGATTGGTGCACAGGCCTCAAAAATACAGTATGATAAAATCCTCAATTATATTAATCTCGGTAAGGAAGAAGGTTGCGAGGTACTTTCCGGAGGCGATGCCAACAAACTTGAGGGAAATTTGGAGAACGGTTATTACGTTCAGCCTACCCTGCTGAAAGGTCATAACAAGATGAGGGTCTTTCAGGAAGAGATTTTCGGACCTGTTCTGGCGGTAACTACGTTTAAAGACGAAGCCGAAGCTATTGCAATTGCGAACGATACCATGTATGGTTTGGGTGCAGGTGTATGGACGCGCGACGCACATCAGCTGTATCAGGTTCCGAGAGCCATTCAGGCAGGTCGAGTTTGGGTAAACCAATATCATTCTTATCCTGCAGGTGCTCCGTTTGGAGGGTACAAGCAGTCCGGTATTGGAAGGGAAAACCATAAAATGATGCTCGATCATTACCGTCAGACCAAAAATATGCTTATTTCATACAGCAAAGAAAAATTAGGATTCTTCTAA
- the ruvX gene encoding Holliday junction resolvase RuvX: protein MGKIMAVDYGKKRCGIAVTDEMQIIASGLDTVETQNIFQFCNRYFAENRVEAIVVGLPTDLKGNLSEIETEISGFIEKFKNQFPEIEVHRFDERFTSKMASFYISQSGKTKKKREEKGLIDKVSATLILQNFLEQKQR, encoded by the coding sequence ATGGGAAAAATTATGGCGGTGGATTACGGTAAAAAACGCTGTGGCATTGCTGTGACCGATGAGATGCAGATTATTGCCAGCGGTCTGGATACTGTAGAAACCCAGAATATTTTTCAGTTCTGTAACCGTTACTTTGCTGAAAACAGGGTTGAGGCTATCGTAGTAGGACTTCCCACAGACTTGAAGGGCAACCTTTCGGAAATCGAAACAGAGATTTCAGGCTTTATTGAGAAATTTAAAAATCAGTTTCCTGAAATTGAAGTGCATCGTTTTGATGAGCGGTTTACCTCGAAAATGGCCTCGTTTTATATTTCCCAAAGCGGGAAAACCAAGAAGAAAAGAGAAGAAAAAGGGTTAATTGATAAAGTAAGTGCAACCCTTATTTTGCAGAATTTTTTAGAACAGAAACAAAGATGA
- a CDS encoding DUF779 domain-containing protein — protein MKKISRFSATPKALELVSQLSEEFGELMFYQAGGCCEGTQPQCFRKGHFYPRTKDVSIGKVSGFHFWVDHDLFEYWKYSHFELDVLDGFGAGGFSLETAKSKTFKINYRLFSQQELDNLEETLLYHEYMIQEKEKGQGI, from the coding sequence ATGAAAAAAATATCAAGATTTTCCGCTACTCCCAAAGCACTGGAGCTTGTAAGTCAACTTTCCGAAGAATTTGGCGAGTTGATGTTTTACCAGGCCGGTGGATGCTGCGAAGGTACACAGCCACAGTGTTTCCGAAAAGGTCATTTTTATCCGCGCACGAAAGATGTGAGCATTGGAAAAGTGTCAGGCTTTCATTTTTGGGTCGATCATGATCTTTTTGAATACTGGAAATACAGCCATTTCGAACTTGATGTGCTGGACGGATTCGGTGCAGGCGGTTTTTCCCTGGAAACAGCGAAAAGCAAAACCTTCAAAATCAATTACCGACTTTTCAGTCAGCAGGAACTCGATAATTTGGAAGAAACGCTGCTCTACCATGAGTATATGATTCAGGAAAAGGAAAAGGGGCAAGGCATTTAA
- a CDS encoding HlyD family secretion protein codes for MKKYFLFAAVLALFSCKNSDQDYDASGTFEADEIMVTAKANGTILRLDVEEGQELAIHEKVGEIDPKNLELQKEQVIASIEALDQKTNSPVPQIQVLQTQVSAQSATISVLQEQLDNAVRERNRTANLVAKDAATRKQLDDANGQVKVLQKQISAAQSQLNILQQQISTAKDNVSIQNRAVLSERKPTLKKVEQIDELLKNNTIESPIAGMVLTKYMNEGEFAITGKPVFKMAGLDLMILKTFITGDQLPQVKTGQTVKVYIDQGDSKTKEFPGTIYWISSKAEFTPKTIQTKNERANLVYATKIHVKNDGFLKIGMYGDVKFK; via the coding sequence ATGAAAAAATATTTTCTATTTGCAGCCGTTCTTGCCCTTTTTTCCTGCAAAAATTCAGATCAGGATTACGATGCTTCAGGAACTTTCGAAGCTGATGAAATCATGGTTACCGCCAAAGCCAATGGAACTATTCTTCGACTCGATGTCGAAGAAGGCCAAGAACTGGCGATCCATGAAAAAGTGGGTGAAATTGATCCCAAAAACTTAGAACTTCAGAAAGAGCAGGTTATCGCTAGCATTGAAGCCCTTGACCAAAAGACCAATTCGCCAGTTCCGCAGATTCAGGTCCTTCAGACTCAGGTTTCCGCACAGTCTGCGACTATTTCCGTGTTACAGGAACAGCTTGATAATGCAGTAAGAGAACGAAACAGAACAGCAAATTTAGTTGCCAAAGATGCCGCCACCAGAAAACAGCTCGATGATGCCAACGGACAGGTTAAAGTCCTTCAAAAACAAATCTCAGCAGCTCAAAGTCAGCTCAATATCCTTCAGCAGCAAATCTCAACCGCAAAAGACAATGTATCGATACAGAACCGGGCTGTTTTAAGTGAAAGAAAACCTACGCTGAAAAAAGTGGAACAGATTGACGAGCTGCTAAAAAACAATACCATTGAAAGCCCAATTGCCGGAATGGTTTTGACAAAATACATGAATGAAGGCGAATTTGCCATAACCGGAAAACCTGTCTTTAAAATGGCGGGCTTAGATCTGATGATTTTAAAAACGTTTATCACCGGAGATCAGTTACCGCAGGTGAAAACTGGGCAAACGGTAAAAGTTTATATCGATCAGGGAGACAGTAAAACCAAAGAGTTTCCGGGAACCATTTACTGGATCAGCTCCAAAGCCGAGTTCACTCCAAAAACCATACAGACGAAAAACGAAAGAGCGAATCTGGTTTATGCGACGAAAATTCACGTAAAAAATGACGGTTTCCTGAAAATCGGAATGTATGGCGATGTGAAGTTTAAATAA
- a CDS encoding ABC transporter permease, translating into MKQLITFVRKEFLHVLRDKRTLLILFGMPVVQILLFGFALSTEVKNTKIAVLNQDKTQASADLISKIDANQYFDFERNLKSIHEAEEAFKSGKIKMILVIPADFSHNIVTGKKAQLQLITDGADLNLANQIYNFMSNIIADYYGQQTLKPRLGIQPEIRMLYNPQLKGAPNFVPGVMAFILLIICVLMTAIAIVREKETGTMEVLLVSPMKPYVIILAKAIPYFILSVIILISILILSVSVLDLPIRGNVFLLFAISIIFIITNLLIGIVISILTDTQQTAMLISLIGTMLPTLMLSGFMFPVENMPVPLQMVGNVIPAKWYYEIVKNIMIKGTGLEVIWKHILVLLGMMCVLFIIAVKKFKIRLE; encoded by the coding sequence ATGAAACAGCTCATCACTTTTGTCCGAAAAGAATTCTTACACGTGCTGCGTGATAAAAGGACTTTGCTCATTCTTTTCGGAATGCCTGTGGTGCAGATCCTGCTTTTTGGCTTTGCTTTAAGCACTGAAGTTAAAAACACCAAAATCGCGGTTTTGAATCAGGACAAGACGCAAGCCTCGGCTGACCTCATTTCTAAAATTGACGCCAACCAATACTTTGATTTTGAGCGGAATCTGAAATCCATTCACGAAGCGGAGGAGGCTTTCAAAAGCGGAAAAATAAAAATGATCCTCGTTATTCCTGCGGATTTTTCCCACAACATCGTCACCGGTAAAAAAGCACAACTCCAGCTTATTACCGACGGAGCCGACCTCAACTTAGCCAATCAGATCTATAATTTCATGTCGAACATTATTGCGGATTATTATGGACAGCAAACCCTAAAGCCACGTCTGGGCATTCAGCCGGAAATCCGCATGCTCTACAATCCACAACTGAAAGGCGCTCCCAATTTTGTTCCGGGGGTGATGGCGTTTATTCTGCTCATCATCTGTGTTCTGATGACCGCGATCGCAATAGTGCGGGAAAAAGAAACCGGCACCATGGAAGTACTTTTGGTTTCGCCCATGAAACCTTACGTCATTATCCTTGCCAAGGCAATTCCGTACTTCATTCTATCGGTAATCATCCTAATTTCTATCCTGATATTAAGTGTTTCTGTACTCGATTTACCGATCAGAGGAAATGTGTTTTTACTTTTTGCGATCAGCATTATTTTCATCATCACGAATCTTTTAATAGGAATCGTAATTTCAATTCTGACGGATACCCAACAAACCGCCATGCTGATTTCGCTGATCGGAACCATGCTGCCCACACTCATGCTAAGCGGTTTCATGTTCCCGGTGGAAAATATGCCGGTTCCCTTACAAATGGTCGGCAACGTGATTCCTGCGAAATGGTATTACGAAATTGTAAAAAATATCATGATCAAAGGAACCGGACTGGAAGTGATCTGGAAACACATATTGGTACTTCTGGGAATGATGTGCGTGCTTTTCATCATCGCCGTGAAGAAATTTAAAATACGTTTAGAATGA
- a CDS encoding ABC transporter ATP-binding protein: protein MKSIQVNNLSKTYGKGKAKILAVDDVSFEVSHGEIFGLIGPDGAGKTSIFRMLTTLLLPDSGSASVENFDMVKEYKKIRQILGYMPGKFSLYQDLTVEENLNFFASVFNTTIEENYDLIKDIYIQIEPFKDRKAGALSGGMKQKLALCCALIHQPKILFLDEPTTGVDPVSRKEFWEMLRRLKKKGITMVVATPYMDEAALCDQIALIQHGKILSIDSPENISSTFPDLLFEVKAGRTSAVLRALENYSQKKNVYAYGEFVHLTIDPNENFSSSAVQEYLKSAGFSNIEINPVKASIEDSFIRLLSH from the coding sequence ATGAAATCCATCCAGGTCAATAATCTCAGTAAAACCTACGGAAAAGGAAAAGCAAAAATCCTGGCGGTGGATGATGTGAGCTTTGAGGTCAGTCATGGTGAAATTTTCGGACTGATTGGTCCGGACGGCGCGGGGAAAACTTCTATTTTCAGAATGCTGACTACACTACTTCTGCCCGATTCCGGTTCGGCTTCGGTTGAAAATTTTGATATGGTGAAAGAGTATAAAAAAATCAGACAGATCCTTGGTTATATGCCCGGAAAATTCTCGCTCTATCAGGATTTGACCGTTGAAGAAAACTTAAATTTTTTCGCGAGTGTTTTTAACACAACTATTGAAGAAAATTATGATTTAATCAAAGATATTTATATTCAGATCGAACCTTTCAAAGACCGTAAAGCCGGCGCCTTATCGGGCGGAATGAAGCAAAAGCTTGCACTGTGCTGCGCCTTAATTCACCAGCCGAAGATTTTATTTCTGGACGAACCCACCACTGGAGTCGATCCCGTTTCAAGGAAAGAATTCTGGGAAATGCTCCGCCGGCTCAAAAAAAAGGGCATCACAATGGTCGTTGCCACGCCGTATATGGATGAAGCGGCGCTTTGCGACCAGATCGCGCTCATTCAGCACGGCAAAATACTTTCCATCGACAGCCCTGAAAATATCAGCAGTACTTTTCCGGATCTGCTGTTCGAGGTGAAAGCCGGCAGAACTTCTGCAGTTCTGCGTGCGCTGGAAAATTACAGTCAGAAAAAAAATGTGTACGCCTATGGGGAATTTGTGCATCTGACCATTGACCCAAATGAAAATTTCAGCAGCTCAGCAGTTCAGGAATATTTAAAAAGTGCTGGCTTCAGCAATATTGAAATCAATCCTGTAAAAGCCAGCATTGAGGACAGTTTCATCCGCTTATTATCCCATTAA
- a CDS encoding ABC transporter ATP-binding protein, translating into MNSENPNTAIKAENITKVFGDFTAVDHVSFEVKKGEIFGFLGANGAGKTTAMRMFCGLSVPSSGTATVAGFDVYKETEKIKKSIGYMSQKFSLYGNLTVKENLEFFGGIYGIPRKTLKEKSTELLRKLDLELEKNKLVSELPLGWKQKLAFSVAIFHDPQIVFLDEPTGGVDPVTRRQFWNMIYEASDRGITVFVTTHYMDEAEYCDRVSIMVDGKIAALDTPANLKKHFSSKNMDEVFYELARGAKRSE; encoded by the coding sequence ATGAATTCTGAAAATCCAAATACCGCAATTAAAGCTGAAAACATCACGAAGGTTTTCGGAGATTTCACTGCCGTGGACCACGTCAGTTTTGAGGTGAAGAAAGGCGAAATATTCGGTTTCCTGGGCGCAAACGGTGCCGGTAAAACGACAGCGATGCGGATGTTCTGCGGACTTTCGGTTCCCAGTTCAGGAACAGCAACGGTCGCAGGTTTTGATGTGTATAAGGAAACGGAAAAAATCAAGAAAAGCATTGGTTATATGAGCCAGAAATTTTCTCTGTACGGCAACTTAACCGTGAAAGAAAATTTGGAATTCTTCGGCGGCATCTACGGAATTCCACGAAAAACACTCAAGGAAAAAAGCACAGAACTCCTGCGAAAACTGGATTTGGAATTAGAAAAAAACAAACTGGTTTCGGAACTCCCTTTGGGGTGGAAACAGAAACTCGCCTTCTCCGTCGCCATCTTTCATGATCCGCAGATTGTGTTTTTAGATGAACCTACGGGCGGCGTAGATCCTGTAACGCGGCGGCAGTTCTGGAACATGATTTACGAAGCTTCGGACCGCGGAATTACGGTTTTTGTGACGACGCATTATATGGATGAAGCCGAATACTGCGACCGCGTTTCTATTATGGTGGACGGAAAAATTGCGGCTTTGGATACGCCCGCTAATCTGAAAAAACACTTCAGCTCAAAAAATATGGATGAAGTTTTTTATGAACTTGCCCGAGGCGCAAAACGCTCTGAATAA